In the genome of Sciurus carolinensis chromosome 3, mSciCar1.2, whole genome shotgun sequence, one region contains:
- the Milr1 gene encoding allergin-1 isoform X2, which yields MWRHLNVLFWGIFSSVTFQKAVPTCSSTRTNEFSSPSLNSNTNSVVMGQNVSLLCSHKNRSLDITYFLFLNKKFLVTKTGRGKPVTFNLTISSADDLGPYKCKATVVNCSSYSAQFNFTVIEEDSCPICPLLPLLLPGLLLVFLAIILVLAFWLQQKYKARKAMRQNVPKDSGDIPMEGDLYVNIYKTPAGTGYTQEIHYATPGFEKVVPGKPETCRDCNTDYTYSELTF from the exons ATGTGGAGACATTTGAACGTGCTCTTCTGGggcattttttcttctgttacct ttCAAAAAGCCGTTCCGACTTGCAGTAGCACGAGAACAAATG aattcTCTTCTCCAAGTTTGAACTCAAATACGAATTCGGTTGTGATGGGTCAGAATGTATCTCTGCTTTGCTCCCACAAGAACAGATCACTGGACATCACCTATTTCTTGTTTTTGAATAAGAAATTCCTGGTCACCAAGACAGGAAGAGGCAAACCTGTGACTTTTAACCTAACCATCTCCAGTGCGGATGATTTGGGCCCCTACAAATGCAAAGCCACGGTCGTCAACTGTTCATCCTACAGTGCCCAATTCAACTTCACAGTCATCG AAGAAGACAGCTGTCCTATATGCCCACTGCTGCCTCTGCTGCTTCCGGGGTTACTACTGGTGTTCCTGGCAATAATCCTAGTTCTGGCTTTTTGgctacaacaaaaatacaaagcaa GAAAAGCCATGAGACAGAATGTGCCCAAGGATTCTGGAGACATACCCATGGAAGGTGACTTGTACGTAAACATCTATAAAACTCCCGCAG GGACAGGATACACCCAGGAGATCCATTATGCTACCCCAGGATTCGAGAAGGTGGTGCCAGGGAAGCCAG AAACCTGTCGTGATTGCAACACCGATTACACCTACTCTGAACTCACCTTCTGA
- the Milr1 gene encoding allergin-1 isoform X3 — MWRHLNVLFWGIFSSVTFQKAVPTCSSTRTNDSQCRPPTRLNLPMVTSWEFSSPSLNSNTNSVVMGQNVSLLCSHKNRSLDITYFLFLNKKFLVTKTGRGKPVTFNLTISSADDLGPYKCKATVVNCSSYSAQFNFTVIEEDSCPICPLLPLLLPGLLLVFLAIILVLAFWLQQKYKARKAMRQNVPKDSGDIPMEGDLYVNIYKTPAETCRDCNTDYTYSELTF; from the exons ATGTGGAGACATTTGAACGTGCTCTTCTGGggcattttttcttctgttacct ttCAAAAAGCCGTTCCGACTTGCAGTAGCACGAGAACAAATG ATTCTCAGTGTCGCCCTCCCACCAGGCTGAACCTACCCATGGTCACCAGCTGGG aattcTCTTCTCCAAGTTTGAACTCAAATACGAATTCGGTTGTGATGGGTCAGAATGTATCTCTGCTTTGCTCCCACAAGAACAGATCACTGGACATCACCTATTTCTTGTTTTTGAATAAGAAATTCCTGGTCACCAAGACAGGAAGAGGCAAACCTGTGACTTTTAACCTAACCATCTCCAGTGCGGATGATTTGGGCCCCTACAAATGCAAAGCCACGGTCGTCAACTGTTCATCCTACAGTGCCCAATTCAACTTCACAGTCATCG AAGAAGACAGCTGTCCTATATGCCCACTGCTGCCTCTGCTGCTTCCGGGGTTACTACTGGTGTTCCTGGCAATAATCCTAGTTCTGGCTTTTTGgctacaacaaaaatacaaagcaa GAAAAGCCATGAGACAGAATGTGCCCAAGGATTCTGGAGACATACCCATGGAAGGTGACTTGTACGTAAACATCTATAAAACTCCCGCAG AAACCTGTCGTGATTGCAACACCGATTACACCTACTCTGAACTCACCTTCTGA
- the Milr1 gene encoding allergin-1 isoform X1 produces the protein MWRHLNVLFWGIFSSVTFQKAVPTCSSTRTNDSQCRPPTRLNLPMVTSWEFSSPSLNSNTNSVVMGQNVSLLCSHKNRSLDITYFLFLNKKFLVTKTGRGKPVTFNLTISSADDLGPYKCKATVVNCSSYSAQFNFTVIEEDSCPICPLLPLLLPGLLLVFLAIILVLAFWLQQKYKARKAMRQNVPKDSGDIPMEGDLYVNIYKTPAGTGYTQEIHYATPGFEKVVPGKPETCRDCNTDYTYSELTF, from the exons ATGTGGAGACATTTGAACGTGCTCTTCTGGggcattttttcttctgttacct ttCAAAAAGCCGTTCCGACTTGCAGTAGCACGAGAACAAATG ATTCTCAGTGTCGCCCTCCCACCAGGCTGAACCTACCCATGGTCACCAGCTGGG aattcTCTTCTCCAAGTTTGAACTCAAATACGAATTCGGTTGTGATGGGTCAGAATGTATCTCTGCTTTGCTCCCACAAGAACAGATCACTGGACATCACCTATTTCTTGTTTTTGAATAAGAAATTCCTGGTCACCAAGACAGGAAGAGGCAAACCTGTGACTTTTAACCTAACCATCTCCAGTGCGGATGATTTGGGCCCCTACAAATGCAAAGCCACGGTCGTCAACTGTTCATCCTACAGTGCCCAATTCAACTTCACAGTCATCG AAGAAGACAGCTGTCCTATATGCCCACTGCTGCCTCTGCTGCTTCCGGGGTTACTACTGGTGTTCCTGGCAATAATCCTAGTTCTGGCTTTTTGgctacaacaaaaatacaaagcaa GAAAAGCCATGAGACAGAATGTGCCCAAGGATTCTGGAGACATACCCATGGAAGGTGACTTGTACGTAAACATCTATAAAACTCCCGCAG GGACAGGATACACCCAGGAGATCCATTATGCTACCCCAGGATTCGAGAAGGTGGTGCCAGGGAAGCCAG AAACCTGTCGTGATTGCAACACCGATTACACCTACTCTGAACTCACCTTCTGA